Proteins from a single region of Bombus pascuorum chromosome 5, iyBomPasc1.1, whole genome shotgun sequence:
- the LOC132907087 gene encoding uncharacterized protein LOC132907087 — protein MTRHCFFVLSILALSIAGCVLAAQAETSSLRREFYGPSKPELLAEYLEGHGSPQENAVQDERYRSARPSNVERRLFSRGSIVPGKGRWYVREGEDEDDRFSRNLDQIGGGNLLRRGLVVEREGSYDSSRRWLPSRRNLDQIGGGNLLREADYRSERNLDSIGGGNLVRGLGGAADHLRRNLDQIGGGNLVRNLPDDASREPAETRSARKQRDDQDDPADDRPRRVRPLARDTQARFSSGSTRYLADDYADESSAASKSIALSPIDRQLLERFVKRNIDEIDRTAFDNFFKRNLDEIDRVGWSGFVKRFADDAVTGGGRINVLAQRG, from the exons ATGACGCGTCATTGTTTCTTCGTTCTCTCGATCCTGGCTCTCTCGATCGCTGGTTGCGTATTGGCCGCCCAG GCTGAAACGAGCTCCCTGCGAAGAGAGTTTTACGGGCCGAGCAAACCGGAACTCCTCGCTGAATATCTGGAAGGTCACG GTTCGCCGCAGGAGAATGCGGTGCAAGACGAACGATATCGTTCAGCTCGACCGAGCAACGTCGAACGCCGGTTGTTTAGCAGGGGATCGATCGTTCCAGGAAAAGGCCGGTGGTACGTCCGCGAAGGAGAGGACGAAGACGATCGATTCTCGCGAAACCTCGATCAGATCGGTGGCGGCAACCTGTTGCGCAGAGGACTGGTGGTCGAGCGCGAGGGCTCGTACGACAGCTCCCGTCGCTGGTTGCCATCGCGGAGAAATCTCGATCAAATAGGAGGCGGAAATTTGCTTCGAGAGGCGGACTATCGAAGCGAACGCAACTTGGACAGCATCGGCGGAGGGAATCTCGTTCGCGGGCTGGGCGGCGCGGCCGATCATCTTCGTAGGAATTTGGATCAGATCGGTGGAGGAAATTTGGTGCGCAATTTGCCCGACGATGCGTCTCGAGAGCCAGCCGAGACCCGAT CTGCGAGGAAACAACGCGACGACCAGGACGACCCAGCGGATGACCGTCCGCGACGCGTTCGTCCGTTGGCGCGGGACACGCAGGCTCGTTTCTCCTCCGGATCGACGAGGTATCTCGCCGACGACTACGCGGACGAGTCGTCGGCTGCCAG CAAATCGATCGCGCTCTCTCCGATCGATAGACAACTGCTCGAGCGGTTCGTCAAGCGAAACATCGACGAGATCGACCGCACGGCCTTCGACAATTTCTTCAAGCGAAACCTCGACGAGATAGATCGCGTCGGCTGGAGCGGATTCGTCAAGAGATTCGCAGACGACGCGGTCACCGGCGGCGGCAGAATCAACGTCCTGGCACAGCGCGGCTGA